The window ACTCGCCGTCTTTCGGGTAGGTCTCCCCGGTGATGCGGGTGGCCATCTCGGCGAAGAAGTAGAAATTCTCCGCCGCCCGGGGGATGGCGCCCTTGCCGGCCTGGGTGATGGGCATCCCGACGTCCAACACCTCCAGATAGGCGATCTCCTCGGCCCGCTTCAGGATGAGATCGCCGATGCGGCGGAGGTAGCGGGCCCGCTCGGCGGCCGGCATGCGCGGCCAGGGCCCCTCCTCGAAAGCCCGGCGGGCCGCCCGCACCGCTCGATCCACATCCGCCGCCGTCCCATCGGCCACGATCCCGATGGGACGATTGGTAGCCGGGTTCAGCGTCTCAAAGGTCCCCCCCTCGAGGGCATCCACAAAGGCGTTGTCGATAAAGTGGCGGACGATGTAAAGCCCGTCGCGCTGTTCCATACCGCCTCCTCCACCGATCGCGTCCAGCCGGAGACGAAACCGGCTGGCGGAAAAAGGATTTGCTTCCCTCCACTGTCCGGGCTATGATTCCCTTACCGATCATCTCTCCTCTGAGAGGCAGACGACATGTCCCAGCAAGTTCGGATCACCAGTCCGGCATCCGTCCCTCTGAGGCCGCTGATCGAAGCCGCCCTTCGAGACGAGGCGCGGCTTTTGGAACGGAGCATCCGCCGCACCCTGGAACGCCTCCGTCACTTCGAGACACGTTATGGAATGCCCTCGGAAGAGTTTGAACGACGCTTCCAGGCCGGTGAGCTGGACGACCATCCGGATTTCATCGAATGGTTCGGAGAATTGACTTTCTATCGCCTGCTTCTTGCACAACGAGACGCCCTTCTAGGAGCCGAGATCCAGTGAATCCTGACGAATATTTTCTTCAAATCACACAATTAATTGCCAGCTTTACCTTTGTGCATTCGTTTTCCATCGAGTTCGACAAACGAAGTCCCCAACTTGTCTTTGTGCGAGGATCTCTTTACTTTATCGATGAATCCGCATTATTTTTTAGAGAATTTATTGTATTCGGTCCGGAAATAACACGAGTTTCTTATTCATATCACTATCAAGATAGAGACGGTAATTTAATTTTTCGGTATGATAACGCTCCACATTTCCCTCATCTTCCGAACTTCCCTCATCACAAACATGATGGTGTGCAGCGTCAGGTTGTGACATCCGATCCGCCAGATTTAGAGAAGATCTTAAAAGAGATCAATGAAAAGATTGGTTTTTCTCCGAAAACCGACTAAGATCCCTCCTCCACCACCGGGTTCTCCAGGACGCCGATGCCTTCGATCTCCAGGCGCATGACATCGCCGGGCTGCACCGGGACGATGCCGCGCGGGGTGCCAGTCCAGAGGGTGTCGCCCGGCTCCAGGGTCATAAACGAGCTGATATAGGCGATCAGCTCCGGGATGCGATGGATCATCCGCGAGGTGTGCCCCTCCTGGGCCAGACGTCCGTTCACGTAGAGTCGCATGGTCAGGTTGTGCGGGTTGGGGATCTCATCGGGGGTCACCCGCCATGGCCCCATGGGGCCGAAGGTGTCCTGGCCCTTGGCCCGCACCGGCGGGCGGTAGAAATTCCCGACGAAGTCCCGGGCGGTGACGTCGTTGCCGATGGTGTAACCCGCGATCACCTCCCACGCCTCCTCAGGACGGATGTTGCGGCAGCGCCGGCCGATGATGACCACCAGCTCCACCTCCCCGTGCAATACCTTCACCCCTTTCGGGTAGCGCACCGGGGCGCGATGGCCGATCCAGGTGTTGGACGGCTTCAGGAAGAGGGCCGGCTCCTCGGGCGGGGCGACCTCCAGCTCCTCGGCATGCTCCCGGTAATTGAGGGCCAGGCCGATGGCCTTGCCTCCAGGCGGCACCGGCGGCAGCCAGACCACCCGCTCCGGATCAAAGGCCCGCCCGTCCGCCACCAGCCTCCCCTCCGGGGTGACCTCCCCCTCCCAGATCCGTCCCTCCGCCGCAAACCGCGCGATCCGCATGGCCCTCCTCACAACCTGCCTCTCCGAGTTGCCCGATCGATCCGGTCCGTGCTATCTTCATCTTTAGACGCCCGAATTTAGACGCCCGAACTCCCTACCATCCAGAGCCAAGCCGGATGCGGGAGGGAACATGTCCCGGATTACCCTCGTCCTGCCCGATGATCTCTCGACAGAGATCGAACCCTATCGGGATCGGCTGGATGAACTGCTTCGCCTTGGGCTTCGCGAATTGCGCAAGGCCGAAAGCCTGGTCTTGCTTCGGGCCGGAGCGGTCTCGATCGGAAAGGCCGCTCGCCTGGCCGGCGTTCCCCTCCGCGAGATGATTCAATACGCCCTGGCCCATGGAGTCCGCCCCCCTATCGATGAAGAAATGATCCATGAGGAGCTGGCATGAACGTCGTCAGCAACGCCGGCCCTCTGATCACGTTGGGCAAATTGGGTCAGCTGGGATTGCTGCTCCGGCTTTATCAGGAAATCTTCATTTCGCAAGAAGTGTACGCCGAAGTTGTAGTGAAAGGCCTTGAGATTGGCGAGCCGGACGCAATCGCAACGGCCTTTCTTGCTAACCAAGGCTTGATCCGCGTTAGAAAGATAGAGCTTCCTTCCACCCTCCCCGAATGGTCCGTCGGGATCGATGAAGGAGAGATTTCTACAATCCTTTTGGCCCTTCATCTGCAGGCAGATTGGATATTGATGGATGATCTCCAGGCTCGTCGGGCCGCTCGGGCGGCCGGGCTTCGACCGAAAGGCTCGATTGGCGTTCTGTTGCAAGGTCTGCGAACAGGGCATCTCTCCCTGGCGGAGTTCGAGCTATTGATCCATATGATCCAGAGCCGTAGAGATCTATGGATCCATCCTCAGCTATGTGAGCTGGCCCTCCAGGAGGCCCGCCGCTTCGCCGGTCAAGGCCCTCCATGAGCGGCCCGCCTGAGAGCACCGCCCCGGACCATCGCCCAGGTATCCATGGGGCCCCTCCTGCCAGCCCCCTATGGGATCAGGCCATACGCGCGTAACACCTGGCGCAGCCGCTCCACGTTCTCCGGCCGCATGGGGGCCAGGGGGAGCCGGACCTCCGGGGAGATCTTCCCCATCATCCCCAGGGCGGTCTTGGCGGGCACCGGATTGGTCTCGATGAAAAGGGCGTCGTTCAGGGGCAGCAGCTCATAGTGGAGATCCTGGGCCTCCCGCCAGCGATCCGCCGCCACCAGATCGTAGAGCCGGGCCACCCGGTCCGGCAGCACGTTCCCCGTGGCGCTGACATAGCCTGCCCCGCCGATGGCCAGCACCGGGAAGCACAGCAACTCGATCCCGGAGTAGACCCGGAAGTCCCGCCCCATCCGGTGCAGGAGCCGGTTGATGTGTTCGAAGTCTTTGTTCGCCTCCTTGATCCCGATGATGTTCGGGCAGGCCTCCCGCAGCCGGGCCACCGTGTCGATCTCCAGATGGACCGCCGTCCGCCCGGGGATGTTGTAAAGAATGATCGGGAGGTCGACCTGCTCGGCGACCCCTTTGAAGTAACGGAAGAGCCCTTCCTGGGAAGGCCGGACATAATAGGGGACCACCACCAGCAGGGCATCGACGCCGGCGGCCTGGGCGGCTCGGGAAAGCCGCACCGTCTCCTCGAAGTTGTTCGTGCCCGTCCCGGCGATGATCGGGACCCGGCCCCGGGCCACCTCCACGGCCAGGCGGTAGAGGCCGACCCGTTCCTCGAAGGTGAGGGCGCTGGGCTCCCCGGTGGTCCCGGTGATCACCAGGCCGTGGGAGCCCGAGGCGATCTGCCATTCGATCAGCCCGGCGAACCCCTCCCAGTCCACCGCCCCGTCCCGGAAGGGCGTGACCAGGGGGACCAGGGAGCCGCGCAGGCGCGCGATGTCGCTCATCCGGCTTCCCTCCCGTCCGGGATGGCCAGGCGCCGGTAGCTCCCCTCGAAGTAGAGCAACGGCGCCCCCTCCCGCAGGACCCCCGCGGCCTCCACCAGACCCAGGTAGATCGTGTGGTCGCCGCCCCAGTAAGCGCCGGCCACCGTGCAGTCGAGGTAGGCCAGGGCCTGGGTCAGGATGGGGGCGCCGGTGACGGCCACCTGATACGGAACGCCCTCGAAGCGATCGGCGACCGGGATCCGTCCGGCGAACCGCTCGGAGAGCTCCCGCTGATCCTCCATCAGGAAGTTCACCGCGAAGCAACGCCCTTCCCGCAGCAGGGCGTCACTGCGGCTGTCGTTCTGGATGCAGACCAGCACCAGCGGCGGGTTCATCGAGACGCTGGTGAAGGCCGTGGCCGTGAGGCCGTGGATCTGCTCACCGGCCCGCATGGTCACGACCGTCACCGTGCTCGCCCACCGCCGCATCACCTGACGCAGCTGCTCGGGTGGGACGGGCATATGAGGCAACCTCCGAAGGATGAGGCGCCGGGAGGGATGTGGGGGCGCCTCCCAGATACGCGACCTGGATGGCCGGGTCTTCCAGCAGGGCCGCCGCGGGCCCCTCTCGGACGACGCGTCCGGTCTCCATCACGTAGGCGCGATCGGCGGTCCGCAGGGCCTGGCGGGCGTTCTGTTCCACCAGGAGCAGGGTAAGCCCCTGCCGGCGCAGATCGGCGATGATCCGGAAGAGCTCCTGGACCAGCAAGGGGGCCAGGCCCAGGGAAGGCTCGTCCAGGAGAAGGATGCGAGGGGAGGCCATCAGTCCGCGCCCGATGGCCAGCATCTGCTGCTCGCCGCCGCTGAGGGTCCCCGCCGTCTGCCGGCGCCGCTCCTTCAGCCGGGGGAAGAGGGCATACACCCGCTCCAGGTCCGCTTCCACGGCCTTCCGTTCGCCCCGGCGGAGCCGCAGATACGCGCCCAGGCGCAGGTTGTCCTCCACGCTCATGGAGGCGAACAGCTGCCGCCGCTCCGGGATCTGGATCACCCCAAGGGCCACGATCCGCTCCGGCGGCCATCCGGTGATCTCCTGTCCGTCCAGCCGGATTCGCCCGGCGCTCGGGCGCAGCAGCCCGCTGATGGCCCGCAGCAACGTGGTCTTGCCTGCGCCGTTGGCCCCGATCACCGCCACGATCTCCCCCGGCTCCACCCGCAGGGAGACCCCGTGGAGGGCCTTCACGGCGCCGTAGGCCACCTCCAGCCCCTCAACCTCGAGCGACATGGGGCAGCTCCTCCTCACCCAGATAGGCCGCGATCACCCGGGGATCCTGCCGGATCGCCTCCGGGGGACCCTCGGCGATCAGCCGCCCGTAATCCAGCACCGCGATCTCCTCCGCCAGCCCCATCACCAGGCCCATGTCGTGTTCCACCAGGAGGATGGTGATCCCCTCCTGATTCAGCTGTCGGATCAGCGCCGCGAGGCGGGCTTTTTCGGAGGGGTTCAGCCCGGCGCCCGGCTCGTCCAGCAGCAGCAGCTGCGGGGTGGCGGCCAGCGCCCGGGCGATCTCCAGGATCCGCTGCAGCCCCAGGGGCAGGCCCTCCGCCGGATGATCCGCCCACTCCGTCAGGCCCACCCGCTCCAGGATCTCCCAGGCCCGGGCCCGGGCGGCCTCCTCCTCCCGACGCATGCGGGGCGCCCGCAGGATCGCCTCAAGCATCCCGCTGCGGCCGTGCCGATGCCCTCCCACCAGCACGTGCTCCAGCACCGTCATCCCCGGGAACAGCTGGACGTTCTGGAAGGTGCGGGCGATGCCCAGGGCCGCGATCCGATAAGGCGGGAGCCCCACGATGGATCGCCCCTGGAACCGGATGTCCCCGGAGGTCGGACGCAGGGTCCCCGTGATCAGGTTGAACAGCGTGGTCTTGCCCGCGCCGTTCGGCCCGATGAGCCCTTTGATCTGCCCCGGCCGGACGCGGAGCGAGACCTCCATCAGGGCCATCAACCCTCCGAACGCCTTCGAGACCCGAAGGACCTCCAGAAGCGGCTGCGTCTCGCGCTCCCCTGTGCCGTTCCAGCTGATCCGAACCATCCTTCGCTTTCTTCTCCTTGTGGGAATCAGCGTCCCGCCGGGGCGGCGCCGCGCGCCATCCGACGACCACGAAGCCGTCGGAGCCCCCAGACGGTGAGGCCTTCCGGCATAAAGAGCATGATCAGGACCAGGATGAGACCGAAGGCGATCAGCTCCAGCTCCCCCTGGGCCCCGGGGATCAGCCGGCGCAGCTGGGTGCGCAGGATCTCCTGGACCAGCAGCACCGTCAGCGCCCCGAAAGGAGCCCCCCAGATGCTGGCCATCCCCCCCACGGCGGACATCACCACCAGCTCCAGGGAGGGGCCGAACCCGAAGGTGGCCGGGATCACCGTGGTCTGGAAGTGGGCGTAGAGGCTGCCCGCCAGGGCGGCCATCCCCGCGCTCAGGGCGAAGATCTGAGCTTTGTAATGGGGGACCTCCACCCCTACGCTCTCGGCGGCCATCTCGCTGCCGTGGATCGCCCGCAACGCCCGGCCCACCCGGGAGCGGACCACGTTGAGGCCAAGGGCGATGGCGCCGAAGGCGAAGAGCCAGACCAGGAAGTAATACCGCCAGGCCGGCCAGAGGGTCAGCGTCCCCAGCCGCAGCCGGGGGATCCCCTGCAGGCCATCGAATCCGCCGGTCAGGTTCAGATGGGGGAAGCCCAGGTTCTCCCGGAGCAGGATGTAAACGACGACCCCCAGGCCCAGGGTGGCCATGGCCAGGTAGTGGCCCCGCAGCCGCAGGATCGGACGCCCGATCCCATATGCCAGCAGGCCAACCAGGAACGCGCCGCTGAACATCACCAGCCACGGCCACGCCCACCCCTCCGCCAGTTCCGGCGGGATCCCCAGGGCCCGGGCGCGCACCGTCAGGATGGCGGAGAAGAAAGCCCCCATCCCGTAAAAGGCCGCCTGTCCCAGGGAGACCTGGCCCGCGTAGCCCATCAGCAGGTTCAGCCCCACCAGGACGATGGTAAACAGGCCGGCCCGGATCATCGTGTCCAGGGTCAGAAGGCCTCCGGTGAGGGCCGGCAGGGAAAGGCCCAGGGGCTGCCAGGCTTCCAGCAGCCCGATGGCCAGGATCAACGGGACGCCGATCACGAACCCGACCCAGGGCGAGCGCATCGCCAGCCTCCCCTCACGCGCGCTCCACCTCTGCCTCCGATCCGGCGAAGCCCTGCGGGTGGATCAGGAGGACGAGGATCAGAATGATGAAAGCGAAGAGATCCTTGAACCCGGCCACCGTCACCCCGGCCCACAGGTTCTCCAGGGCGCCCAGCAACAGCCCCCCCAGCACCGCTCCCGGGAAACTCACCAGCCCGCCCATGATGGCGGCCACGAATCCTTTCAGGCCCAGCTCCAGCCCCAGCTCATATGTCGGCCGGGTGGCGGGCCCCAGCACGATGCCGGCCAGCGCCCCCAGGGCGGCGGCCAGGCCGAAGGCCAGCGTGCTCATGGTGTCCACCCGGATCCCCATCAGCTGGGCGGCCAGGCGGTTGACGGCGCAGGCCCGCATCGCCTTGCCCAGGGTGGTGCGCCCGAAAAACAGCGCCAGGGTTAGGAGGGAGATCCCCAGGGTCCCCCAGATCCACAGGCTCTGGGCCTTGATCCGAAGCTCCCCGAAGCGGAGGGTGGGATCGGCCAGGCTCAGCGTGGTGAAGGAGGGGATCATCTTCGCATACGGACCCCAGAGCAGCAGCGCGGCGCCCTCCAGGATCAGATACACGCCGACGGTGATGATGATGCGGGTGAGGGGGGAAGCCCGCCGGGCCGGATAAAGGGCCCAGCGCTCGACGGCTACCCCGATCCCGGCAACGATGCCAATCGAGAGGAGGGCGGCGAGGGCCAGGCGGAGGCCCGGGGCGGGAGGCCAGCCCCGCTCATAAAAGGAGGCGGTGAGCATGGGCCCCAGCATCACGAAGGCCCCCTGGGCGAAGTTGATCACCCCCGTCACCCGGTAGACCAGCACGAAGCCCAGGGCCACCAGGGCGTAGATGCTGCCCCCCCGCAGCCCATCCAGGAGGAACTGGAGATATTCCGGCGCCCCGAACCCGTGCCGCCGGCCCAGGAGGACCAGCAAAGCCAGCATCCCCAGCGCGGCGAGGACCACCCCTCCGCGCCAGGTGCCTTCCTTCGTCCATGTCCGCTCGCCCCAGCGCCATCCCCGGACCATCGCCGCCCTCCCCATGACGGGCCCGCGGATCCGCCGTTACTTCCACTGATCGCGGGGCAGGATCTGGAACTTCCCGTCCTTCACGGCCACCATCACGAAGTCGGTGTAGTTGAAGCCCAGATGGTCGTCCGGGCTCAGGTTGAAGATCCCGTGGGTGCCCGGGAAGTTGCGCAAGCCCTCCAGGGCCTCGCGGACCTTCGCCCGCTGCTCGGCCAGGGAGAGGCCGTCGGGCAGCGTCTTCAGGGCCGCGATCGCCCACTGCAGGGCATCATAAGCGTGGCCGGCGAAGGTGCTGATGGGCTCGCCCTTCGTGAAGTCCTGGTAGGCCTTCACGAAATCCAGGTTGAGCTTCTTCACCGGGTCCGTGTCCGGCAGCTGGTCGGCGACCAGGATCTTGCCGCAGGGCATCACCGTGCCTTCGGCGGCCGCCCCGGCGTTCTTGACCAGATCCGGGCTGCAGGAGCCGTGGCCGTGGACGATGCGGACCTCGGGCAGGGCGTCCCGCACCGCCACGTTCACCAGGGCGGAGGCGGGCGGGATGGAGCCGATAACCACCGCCTGGCACCCGCTGGCCTTCACCTTCTCCACCTGCGGGAACTCCGTGGCGGTGCGCTCAAAGGCGTCCCCGTAGACGATCTCGATGCCGGCCTTCGGGAAGACGGCCTGGGCGCTGGCGAAGGTGTCCTTCCCGTAAGCGGTGTTCTCGTAGAGATGGCAAACCTTCGTCACGCCCACCGCCTTCAGGTAGTCCGCCTGCATCTGGGCGGAGTGGAGGTTCTCGGGGACCGGCTTGAAGATCCACTCGCGCTCCTTCTTGGTCTCGGGGTCCTCGATGATGGAGCGGGCGGAGGCCATGGAGATCATGGGCACCTTCGCCTCCGTGGCGATGGGGACCATAGCCAGGCTGGGCCCGCTGAGGGTGCCGGCCACCAGGACCACCACGCCCTCCTGCTCGATCAGGCGCCGGGCCACGGTGGCCGCCGTGTCGTTCTTGCTCTCGTCGTCGAAGATGAGGATCTGCACCTCGTGACGGACCCCGTCCGGCCCCACGATGCCGCCCTGGGCTTTGAGCTGCTCCTGGACCATCTGGGCGACGTTGCGCTCCGGGACGCCCAGGCTGGCCCCGGGACCGGTGATGGAGGCGATGAAGCCGATCTTATAAGGGGCGCCGACCTTCGGAGCCGGCGTGGGGGTGGGCGGCGCAGCGGGCGCAACCGTTGGCGTGGCGGCCGGTGGAGCGGGAGTGGGGGTCGCACAGGCCGCCAGCAGCACCGCGATCAGAGCCACAACGGAACCGATCCGCAGACGACACATAGGCCCCTCCTCTCCTCCGGGATTATGGGGCCGGCCGCCCCGCCGGGCGGGCCCGGTCCCTCCTCGAAGGGCAGCCGGACAGGCGGATAGCAAACGTTCGTTCTTCCGCCCTTCGCCAATTTTTATAATCTGCCTGATCGAAAATGTCAAGGGAGATGGCCCCGCGCTCGGGGACCCCGGGATCGGCCTCCGGGCTATAATGGGGAAAGACGGACGGGGAGGGATGGGTGCGCACGCCATATGGGGAGGAATGCCCCTTCTACTATGCGGATTACTACCGCGGACGGGAGACGCAGGCCTGTCGCCTGATCGAGCGGACCCCCGGCGGGGGCACGTGGAAGCCTTTTCTCTGCGCCACGTGTCCGGTCCCGCGGATCGTTCAGGCCAACGCCTGTCCGCATCTGGCCCTGGAGGCCCGGGTGACGAAGACCTGGCTCGGCCTCCGGGAGCAGGTGCGGGTCTACGCGGTCTGCACGCTGCGCCTGATGGAGGTCGAGCGGCCCGAGATCGGCTGTGGCGAGTGCCATCTCCACCGCCCCCTCCCGCCCGGTTCGGGGTGAAGGAAACCGTGTAGGAGCGGCTTCCGCCGCGACCCCTCGCCTCTGCAGGCCGAAATCCATTTCGGCCGCAAACGAGTGGATCCTTCTTCCGAACAGCATGGAGGGATCGTGAAAAGCGGGAGAGCGGTCCTCCTGATCGGACTCCTGGGGATCGGGATCGGCCTGGTGGCAGGGTTCCTCCTGGGCCGGCATGTGTGGCCGGTCCGCTATGTGGATGTAGCCCCTGCGGACCTCCGCCCGGAGTGGCAGGCGGAGTATGTGCGGATGGTGGCCCTGGCATACATCCGGGAACAGGATCCAGACCTCGCCCGGGCCCGCCTGGCCCTCCTCGGGGATCCGGTGGCGGTGCTGCGCGGGCCGCTCACCGCGGGCTCGCCTCCCCTGTCGCCCGCCGCCCGCGCGGCCATCGCGGAGCTGCTCCGGGCGCTGGAAGGCGCCAGCGGGCAGACCCCTGCCGGAGGTCCGCCGTGAGGGGGCCGAGGATCCTGACCTTCACGCTGGGCCTCCTGATCGGCCTGGGCGGAGGGCTTCTCCTGGCCTGGGAGGTCTTCCCACCGCCCCCGGGAAACGCCACGCCGGCCGACCTGGCCCCCGCCTATCAGGACCTGTGGATCGTCCTCGCCGCCCAGGCGGATCTTGTGGAGGGGGATGCGGCCGCCTCCCGCCGGCGTCTGGAGGCCCTGGGGCTGCCGGACCTGCCGGATCGGGTGCGGGCGCTGGCGGAGCGGGGCCTGTTTGAGAACTGGCCCCTTTCCACCGTCCAGGCCCTGGCGCGCCTCGCCCAGGCCCTGGGGGCGCGCTCCCCCGCGCTCGTGGTGATCCTGGCCACGCCGGTCCCCACCCGCATCCCGCTGTCCCCCACCCTGATCCCAACCGCCACGCCTTCCCCGACTCCATCCCCTTCTCCCTCGCCCTCGCCGATGCCCAGCCCCACGCCCCTGCCCACTCCCTTACCCACCCCCACGGAGGAGGCGACCGCCACGCCTCCCGCGCCGAACGGGCCGACGCTCCTCGAATCCCAGACGCGTTGCGAGACCTCGCCGCTTCTCCGCATCTACGTCTTCGACGCCGAAGGACGGCCCCGGGCGGGGGTTCGCCTGTGGGTGAGCGGGCCGCAGGGGACAGAGACGTTGCTCACCGGCCTGAAGCCGGGGATGGCGGAAGGCTACGCCGACGTGCAGATGGCTCCGCAGGGGACCTACCGGCTCGGGGTGGAGCGCCCGGAGCCGACCGTGGCCGAACTGGCCGCCCGCCCGTGCGTGGACGCCGCCGGCCAGGCCGGCTGGACCGGATGGGAGGTTCGGGTGCGCCTGCC is drawn from Thermoflexus hugenholtzii and contains these coding sequences:
- a CDS encoding DUF6516 family protein; the encoded protein is MNPDEYFLQITQLIASFTFVHSFSIEFDKRSPQLVFVRGSLYFIDESALFFREFIVFGPEITRVSYSYHYQDRDGNLIFRYDNAPHFPHLPNFPHHKHDGVQRQVVTSDPPDLEKILKEINEKIGFSPKTD
- a CDS encoding fumarylacetoacetate hydrolase family protein gives rise to the protein MRIARFAAEGRIWEGEVTPEGRLVADGRAFDPERVVWLPPVPPGGKAIGLALNYREHAEELEVAPPEEPALFLKPSNTWIGHRAPVRYPKGVKVLHGEVELVVIIGRRCRNIRPEEAWEVIAGYTIGNDVTARDFVGNFYRPPVRAKGQDTFGPMGPWRVTPDEIPNPHNLTMRLYVNGRLAQEGHTSRMIHRIPELIAYISSFMTLEPGDTLWTGTPRGIVPVQPGDVMRLEIEGIGVLENPVVEEGS
- the dapA gene encoding 4-hydroxy-tetrahydrodipicolinate synthase translates to MSDIARLRGSLVPLVTPFRDGAVDWEGFAGLIEWQIASGSHGLVITGTTGEPSALTFEERVGLYRLAVEVARGRVPIIAGTGTNNFEETVRLSRAAQAAGVDALLVVVPYYVRPSQEGLFRYFKGVAEQVDLPIILYNIPGRTAVHLEIDTVARLREACPNIIGIKEANKDFEHINRLLHRMGRDFRVYSGIELLCFPVLAIGGAGYVSATGNVLPDRVARLYDLVAADRWREAQDLHYELLPLNDALFIETNPVPAKTALGMMGKISPEVRLPLAPMRPENVERLRQVLRAYGLIP
- a CDS encoding flavin reductase family protein — encoded protein: MPVPPEQLRQVMRRWASTVTVVTMRAGEQIHGLTATAFTSVSMNPPLVLVCIQNDSRSDALLREGRCFAVNFLMEDQRELSERFAGRIPVADRFEGVPYQVAVTGAPILTQALAYLDCTVAGAYWGGDHTIYLGLVEAAGVLREGAPLLYFEGSYRRLAIPDGREAG
- a CDS encoding ABC transporter ATP-binding protein, with the translated sequence MSLEVEGLEVAYGAVKALHGVSLRVEPGEIVAVIGANGAGKTTLLRAISGLLRPSAGRIRLDGQEITGWPPERIVALGVIQIPERRQLFASMSVEDNLRLGAYLRLRRGERKAVEADLERVYALFPRLKERRRQTAGTLSGGEQQMLAIGRGLMASPRILLLDEPSLGLAPLLVQELFRIIADLRRQGLTLLLVEQNARQALRTADRAYVMETGRVVREGPAAALLEDPAIQVAYLGGAPTSLPAPHPSEVASYARPTRAAASGDAAVGEHGDGRDHAGR
- a CDS encoding ABC transporter ATP-binding protein, translated to MVRISWNGTGERETQPLLEVLRVSKAFGGLMALMEVSLRVRPGQIKGLIGPNGAGKTTLFNLITGTLRPTSGDIRFQGRSIVGLPPYRIAALGIARTFQNVQLFPGMTVLEHVLVGGHRHGRSGMLEAILRAPRMRREEEAARARAWEILERVGLTEWADHPAEGLPLGLQRILEIARALAATPQLLLLDEPGAGLNPSEKARLAALIRQLNQEGITILLVEHDMGLVMGLAEEIAVLDYGRLIAEGPPEAIRQDPRVIAAYLGEEELPHVARG
- a CDS encoding branched-chain amino acid ABC transporter permease, translated to MRSPWVGFVIGVPLILAIGLLEAWQPLGLSLPALTGGLLTLDTMIRAGLFTIVLVGLNLLMGYAGQVSLGQAAFYGMGAFFSAILTVRARALGIPPELAEGWAWPWLVMFSGAFLVGLLAYGIGRPILRLRGHYLAMATLGLGVVVYILLRENLGFPHLNLTGGFDGLQGIPRLRLGTLTLWPAWRYYFLVWLFAFGAIALGLNVVRSRVGRALRAIHGSEMAAESVGVEVPHYKAQIFALSAGMAALAGSLYAHFQTTVIPATFGFGPSLELVVMSAVGGMASIWGAPFGALTVLLVQEILRTQLRRLIPGAQGELELIAFGLILVLIMLFMPEGLTVWGLRRLRGRRMARGAAPAGR
- a CDS encoding branched-chain amino acid ABC transporter permease, whose protein sequence is MVRGWRWGERTWTKEGTWRGGVVLAALGMLALLVLLGRRHGFGAPEYLQFLLDGLRGGSIYALVALGFVLVYRVTGVINFAQGAFVMLGPMLTASFYERGWPPAPGLRLALAALLSIGIVAGIGVAVERWALYPARRASPLTRIIITVGVYLILEGAALLLWGPYAKMIPSFTTLSLADPTLRFGELRIKAQSLWIWGTLGISLLTLALFFGRTTLGKAMRACAVNRLAAQLMGIRVDTMSTLAFGLAAALGALAGIVLGPATRPTYELGLELGLKGFVAAIMGGLVSFPGAVLGGLLLGALENLWAGVTVAGFKDLFAFIILILVLLIHPQGFAGSEAEVERA
- a CDS encoding ABC transporter substrate-binding protein, which translates into the protein MCRLRIGSVVALIAVLLAACATPTPAPPAATPTVAPAAPPTPTPAPKVGAPYKIGFIASITGPGASLGVPERNVAQMVQEQLKAQGGIVGPDGVRHEVQILIFDDESKNDTAATVARRLIEQEGVVVLVAGTLSGPSLAMVPIATEAKVPMISMASARSIIEDPETKKEREWIFKPVPENLHSAQMQADYLKAVGVTKVCHLYENTAYGKDTFASAQAVFPKAGIEIVYGDAFERTATEFPQVEKVKASGCQAVVIGSIPPASALVNVAVRDALPEVRIVHGHGSCSPDLVKNAGAAAEGTVMPCGKILVADQLPDTDPVKKLNLDFVKAYQDFTKGEPISTFAGHAYDALQWAIAALKTLPDGLSLAEQRAKVREALEGLRNFPGTHGIFNLSPDDHLGFNYTDFVMVAVKDGKFQILPRDQWK